AATGCGCCAGTCCTAACTGTGAATCCGGGTCCTGATAACTACCCACCCCCACAGCGAGCGATACAGCCGCCACTTCACTGGCCGGGTCGGTCACCAGCACCGCTTGCAAACCATTGGGCAGGAGGATTGCCGAATATTGGCGATCGTCATTGGGGCTTTTAATAATCGCCGTGTTTTCAATATCGGCAATGGATGGTTGCAGTGATTGCGCGGGCGATTGCCCCACCGATGAGGGGCGAGTGGACTCACAGCCCACCAACGACATAGTGCCCAGCAGCAGTAAACCCGCTGCCACCGCAGAATAGCGTTTTAACATAGCCTAGTTCCCTTCAGAGTTAGAATTGCCAGACAGCCTAGCAGAATTTACCAAGGCTGGCGGCGCCTTGGCGGCAAGAATATACCCGGCTATGACGCTAGGGCGACGCCATAGGTTCCGCATCACCCGCCACCGATACCAGGCTGATGAAATGGCGTTCGCTCTGCATGGTGGCCCCTTCACTCTCATCATTGACCTCGCGCCGCCTGGTGATAAGCCTGTCGCCTATGCGCTGGTATTCCATTTGCACCGCGTTTTGAAAGCGAAACCCAATGACAATAAACACCCGCCCGCTGCCCGCCTCGGTGAGTTCACTGGCCAGCGGAACACCCTGTTCATCAATCCACAATTGCAGGCGATTGCGGTATTTTTTGACGTACTTGCGATAGCGCTTATCGATCTTTTCCCTGGGCAAACTAAAGCGCAGCAACCGCGCCGGACGACCTTCATAACTACTGGGCGATTCGCCCAAAAAGCGATAGCGCGCCAGCATCAACTCCAGTTGGGCGACTGGATACATCAGCTCGCGCCATTCCCAATAATCAAATTGGCCAATGGCATTGAGGGCAGAATTTTTCACATCCTCATCGACGGTTTTCGCCATTTCTTCGGCGCTGAGTTGGGCAATTAATGCAGGGGAATAAAACATACGCAGGCCCTCGGGCGAATCTTCCAGTCGCAGTTGCAACAGCCCCTCACGCTCCTGCAAATCCTTGTCATCGCCGCTGCGACCAAAGAGTTTGAACTGCACATCCAGCGCGATGGTTTGTGTACCGCGCAACTGCTGCAAGGCGCGGCGCAAGTCACTCACCCCGATCGATTCCACGGTCGCTGTTTCTGGCGCGGCCAAGGCAATTCGGTCGCCAAACAAGAGTGACAGGCACAGCGCAGCAAGCAAACCGGTTTTCAGAGCCATTCATCGCCTCCAGGGCACAAAAGAGAGATTAATCATAAGCGGCAGCATCCTCCGATGCGTTATTATTTGCGCACATTTTCCATGTTGATTTAAGCGACTAGATCTATGCTTAATATACGCGGCCATTCGCACGCGCGACTATGCTTGGGCTTTGCATCGCAGCGATAATCGCCTCAGAGGTAATCTACACACATCATGACAACCGCCACCTACACAGCACTGGGCAAATACCTTGACCTACTGCTGGACGCCATCTGCGTGGTCGATAAAGACGGGCATTTTATGTTTGTCAGTGCAGGCGGTGAGCGTATTTTTGGCTACCGCCCCGACGAAATGATTGGCAGGCAAATGCTGGAACTGATTCACCCTGAGGATAAAGACAAAACCCTGAAGGCGGTGGATCACATTGTGGCGGGCCAACCGGAACCGCATTTTGAGAATCGCTATATCCGCAAGAATGGCGACGTAGTGCATATCATGTGGTCGGCACGCTGGTCGGAGGAAGATCAGTGCCGCATTGCCGTCGCCCGCGATATCACCCTGCGCAAACAGGCAGAAGCTATGCAGCAAGCGGTGTTCGCCATAGCCGAGGCCTCCCACACCAGCGATGACCTCTGTAGCCTCTACCCGCAAATCCACCAGATCATTGGCGGTTTGCTGCCTGCCGTTAACTGTGTCATCGCCCTTTATGACTCACTGGCGGACTGCATCAGCTTTCCCTATTACGTGGATAAACACACCTCGGCGCCGGCCCCACAATCGCTGGGCCACCACAGCGGCTATGCCCAGCTCATCCGCGAGGGCGAACCATTGCTGCTGGATACCGCACAACTGGCCGACCCACAATATGCCCATTTTCTGGATGCGGACAATGTGCGCAAACCGCTCTCCTGGCTCGGTGTACCGCTGAAAATGCAGGGCCGTCCCATTGGGGCGCTGGTGATCAAAAGCTACACCCTCACCGCCTGCTACTCAGCACAAACCGTCGAGCTGCTGAATTACGTGTCCACCCAGATCGCTACCGCCATAGAGCGACGCCAGATGATGGCGCGCCTACAACAGCGTGCTCTCTACGACCAACTCACCCGCCTGCCCAACCGCGATCTGTTTTACGACCGTATCCAATCGGCCATCGCCAGGGCGCGACGCAACCGGGAACTGATCTCGCTGTTATTTTTGGATCTGGATAAATTCAAAGAAGTGAATGACCGCTTTGGCCATCAGACTGGCGACCTGTTGTTGGAAGCCGTAGCGCGTCGCCTGGAACTCAGTGTGCGCGAATGCGATACCGTTGCCCGTTTTGGCGGCGATGAATTTGTGGTGTTACTGGAAAATATCGATCACCCGGAACAGAGCGATCGTGTGGTGGAAAAAATTATTGATCACCTGCGCAGCCCGATTGAACTGGCAGGCAACCTGATCACGATTACTGCCAGTATCGGCATGGCGCACTTTCCTTTGCACGGTGACAATGAAAAAGACTTGCTGCACCACGCCGATAATGCGATGTACGCCAGCAAAACCCAAGCGCGCTAGTCGTCCTTGGCATTGACATGGCTCGCACCGGTAGCCTTGGTTTTGGTGCGCGGATTGCCGTAGTAATCCACACTGGAGGCACCACTGGCATCGGCCACCAGAGATTCAGTGACTGACACTTTGATATGGGACGCACCGCTGGCACTGACCTTGGCTTGGGTCACACTGAGCGGTTTGCCACGGAAATTACTGGCACCACTCGCCCCCACCTCCAACTCATCACTGCGACTGGCGCCCTTGATCTCCACATTGGATGCCCCCGACAGGTCGTAGGACTGGGTCTTGGTGGTTAGAGTATCAATCCTCACATTAGCCGCACCGGACAGCCCCATCCTGACCTCATCCATCGTCAGGCGCGCAAAGTTCACATTCGCCGCACCGCTGGTCTCCAGCTTAAACTCACTCCCCTGTAAATCCCCCAAGGTAGCGTTCGCCCCGCCAGACAACTCCAAATACTGCAACTGCTTAACACCCAAGGTGACCTTAACCTTCTCATTGCCTTGGCCAAACCAACTCAGAAAACCGCCATTGCCGCTCTTTAACCAGACACTGACGCGATTGCCCGTTTGGTCCACCTTGACCCGCTCCATTACCTCCGCATCCGCCTCAATGCGCAAATACTCAGTACCGCTCTGGGTGATCTCCACCCGGGTATTGCCACCGCTGGTAAACTCACTGAAATTCTTCACCGGATACACCTTGGCCAGTGTTTCTGCTAATGCCAAGGGGGTGGCGAAGCACATAATCAACCCAAACAAACCTGTGCGAACCAGCATGATTTTCTCCCATAAATACAGTAATGAAATAAATACAACTCAACAGCGCTTACCCCTAAGACGCACAAGTCGCCGAACCGGATTCACCCACAACTAAAAAATTACCACCCGCTGTTTTCCGCTCACAAAGCCTTGCCAAAAACAAGTCTGGCAGACAGGGTGATTTTGGCGATAATGGTGCCCTTTCGATTCAAGCCCGCTATACGAGCCTTTATGCTATGACCAGCCTACCCAGTATTGCCAAACGCATTGCCGATGAATTAAACGTTCAGGAACAACAAGTTAGCGCCGCCGTGGGGCTACTGGATGAAGGCGCCACCGTGCCCTTTATCTCCCGCTACCGTAAAGAGGTAACGGGCGGGCTGGACGATACGCAAATGCGTACCCTGGAAGAGCGCCTGCGCTACCTGCGCGAACTGGAAGATCGCCGCGCAGCGATCCTGAAATCCATTGCCGAACAGGACAAGCTGACCCCGGAATTGGAGCGCGACATCCAGATCGCCGATACCAAAAACCGCCTGGAAGACTTGTACCTCCCCTACAAACCCAAGCGCCGCACCAAGGGCCAAATCGCCAAAGAAGCCGGACTGGAACCCTTGGCAGAGGCCTTATTGGCGGACCCAAGCCTCGCACCCGACGTGGAAGCAGCAAAATACTTCAACGCTGAGCACAATATTAACGACGTGAAATCCGCCCTCGACGGAGCCAAATACATCCTCATGGAAAAATTCAGTGAAGATGCGGAATTGCTCGGTCGCCTGCGTCATTTCCTGCAACAGGAAGCCACCTTCTCGGCGCGCGCTGTGGCAGAAAAACTCACCGACACCTCGCAAGAAGTACAAAAATTTCGCGATTATTTTGAACACGATGAACCGCTTAAATCTGTGCCGTCGCACCGTGCATTGGCGATGTTCCGCGGCCGCAACGAGGGTGTGCTGACCATAAGCATTAAAGTGGGCGATGAAGAACAGCGCATCGGCCACCCCTGCGAATCCATGATCGCCGAGCACTGGCAGGTGCAAGACAAAGGCCGCGCTGCCGATGGCTGGTTGGCAGAAGTGGTGCGCTGGACCTGGCGAGTAAAACTGCTCACCCACTTGGAAACAGATCTGCTAGGTGAGTTGCGCGAAAAAGCGGAAGAAGAAGCGATTAAAGTTTTCGCGTCCAACCTGAAAGATTTATTGCTCGCTGCACCCGCCGGGCAAAAAGCTACCATCGGCCTCGACCCTGGTATGCGCACGGGTGTAAAAGTGGCGGTAGTGGATGCTACTGGCAAAGTGGTCGATCACTGCGTGATGTACCCGACACCGCCGTTAAATAAAATCGCCGAATCCGAAGCGATTTTGGTTCACTTGTGCAACAAACACAACGTGGGATTGATTGCGATTGGTAACGGCACCGCATCGCGCGAAACTGAAAAATTCGCTAAAGATGTTCTCAAGCGCCACCCGGAAATCAAGGCCAGCACGGTTATCGTCAGCGAAGCGGGCGCATCGGTTTACTCTGCGTCTGAATTCGCCGCAAAAGAATTTCCGGATTTGGATGTAACGATTCGCGGTGCAATTTCTATCGCGCGTCGATTGCAAGATCCACTCGCTGAATTGGTGAAGATCGACCCCAAATCTATCGGCGTTGGCCAATACCAACACGACGTTTCCCAGTCACAACTCGCACGCTCACTCGATGCGGTCGTTGAGGACTGTGTGAACGCCGTCGGTGTGGAGGTGAATACCGCGTCGGCTGCACTGCTGGCACGTGTGTCGGGATTGAACACCACTCTGGCGAATAATATCGTTGAATTCCGCAACCAGAACGGTGCATTCAATTCGCGTAGCTCACTGAAAAAAGTGCCGCGTTTTGGCGAAAAAACCTTTGAACAAGCCGCAGGCTTTTTGCGCGTTGCCGGTGGTGACAATCCACTCGACGCTTCAGCAGTTCACCCTGAATCCTATTCGATTGTTGAAAAAATCGCACAGAAAAATGCGCGCGAGATTAAAGGTCTGATTGGCGATTCATCTTTCCTGCGCGGATTAAAAGCAGCGGAATACACCGATGAAAAATTCGGTGTTCCCACCGTGACCGACATCATCAAAGAATTGGATAAACCCGGCCGCGACCCGCGCCCGGAATTTAAAACCGCACAATTCCAGGAAGGCGTAGAAGAGATTACCGATTTGGTTCCCGGTATGATTCTGGAAGGCACAGTCACTAACGTTACCAACTTTGGTGCCTTTGTGGATATCGGCGTACATCAGGATGGCTTGGTACACATCTCCGCGCTTTCACACAACTTTATTAAAGATCCACGCGAAGCGGTAAAAGCGGGCGATATCGTAAAAGCGAAAGTGATGGAAGTGGATGTGCCGCGCAAACGTATCGCGCTATCGCTGCGCTTGGATGACACCCCCGGCGAAAAAGTGGATGGCGGTAATAAAGGCGGCGGTCGTCCATCGCAAAACCAACAACGTGCGGCGCAGAAAAATAATCCTGCTCCAGCAGCAATGGGCAGCATGGGTGCACTCTTGCAGCAAGCGCTGAAAAAGAAATAAGCCGGTAATATTTCATCCCCTGTTGCCCCTCATAACACTGGCGGCGCAGCAGGGGATGTCACTACAAAATAGAAAAAATTACCCAATGCACACAAGGAGCATGCAATGGAAATCGGGGCAAAAACCATCGCCGCAGGCGTGGCAGTATTTCTTCTCGGCGTTGGATCAACCTATTGGTTGATGGCCGACAATGGCAAGACCACCACCAGTGCAACACCACAACGCCAACCCGCCATGCAGGCCGCGCTGGCGCAACTCGGTAGTACACCAAGCAATAGTAATGAAACCGATGCAGGCAACGACGGTACGCAAGAAACTGACGCGATTCAAACGACCAGTGAAAGTACCGCAGACGCAGGCACGCTGACCCATGAACGTTTTCTGGCCGCTGCCGAAGCCCGCCGCGAACAGCAACTTGCCGACAAAGCCGAAGCTGATCGCATGGCGAAATTACGCCAACAAAAAGCAGACAGTGTTGATTGCAAGTTTTGGCGGCAGCAACAGCAAACCTCCAGCACTGCCGCCAAAATTGAAGAGAAAATTAAAACCCACTGCATGCTCGCCAGTGACTTGGCCAGCAGTGAAAGCAGTAGCAGTGCAGAGACAGTTACTCCCTAGTCAGCCGCGCGGCTTACCACAAGCCGCGCACACCTTCGTAGGTTAATTTCACCCCCGCCAATAACAGGAAGCTGTAGCTCATCCAATAAAAGAAACGATCAGATACGCGGCGGTGCAAATAAACGCCCAGCAGTACTCCCAAAGGAGCCAGTGGCAATAACAGGAGTGAGGTGTAAAACGAGCCGCCCGATATTTGCCCGAGCAGGGCATAGGGAATCAGTTTGATAAAATTGATAATCGCAAAAAATAAAATGGTTGTGCCCGCCAGCACTGACTTGGGCATATGTTGCGGCAATAAATACATAGCGATAGGCGGACCGCCCGCATGGGCGATGTAACTGACATAACCGGCAATGCTGCCCCAAAAACTGCCGCTGATTTTACTGGGCGCTCGCTGCGCCATACGTTCCAGAAAATGTTTGCCCCACAAGTAGTGGGCGACAAAATAAATCGACAACACACCAATCAATAACCGCACCCAATCCGCATTTGCCATTTCAAAGGTGAGTGCACCAGCCAGCGTTCCCAAGAGTGCACCGGGCAGCAGGATTTTTAAATTGAGCTTGTCCCAGGTGCCTCGAAAACTCCACAGTCCAACGGCATCCATCGCACACAAAATCGGCAGGAGAATCGCGGCGGCAATGCGCGGGTCAATCAGCAGCGACAAGAGGGGAACAGCCAGCATACCGAAGCCACCGCCAAAGCCGCCTTTGGACATGCCTACGAGGATAACAACCGGAATGGCAAGACAATAAAAGAGAGGGTCGGTGATCATGATTGCTGCCGCAAAAAAAAGCGGCAGCATGAACCTATTGCCGTATTTTATCCAGACCCGGCATTGAATCCGGATTGAATAATGGTGCGAAAATATTATTCGAGGGTCACCGGGTAATAATCGAATTCGCAGTAACCCGAATTGCGATCACAGACTTCCAGCAACAAATACACCCGCTGCGGTAACTGGCGTACCAGAGGGTAAATATCCACTTCGCGCGACGAATCATCGCAGGACATAAAAAAGTCATTGGTGTATTCACAAATCCAACTGCCGCCCTGATCGCAACGGCGACCGGCACCGCACACCTGGGAGTTAATTAAAATACTGCCCGCGATGGAAGCGCGGTCATTAATACGCAAACTCACGGTGTAATCTTCCAGGCTATCTACCGACCAGAAAATTTCGTAGAGGCCATCGTACAAATAGGGATTCAAGGCCAGCGGCGGGTAATTCGGCGTCGCAGTATCCGTGTCGTAACTATCAATAATATCGTAGGCCCGCAGCTCGGGTCGGTAATCCTCTCCGGGAGCGGGTGCGGCGCTACCACTGCCACCACAGGCAACTAACAGGGATGAAAAGATCACAAGAGTAATGGCGGTGATTATTTTTGACATGGCAGCAACTCCGGAGGGTTATGGAGTTGATGCTAGGCGCGAAGCACTGAATCGCGCCTGAATAATTATCGCCCCTAATGACGAAAATGAACCTGGGGTTTCAGGTTGACTGAACCGTCCTCTTCCAATACCGCGTGCTGGGTGGATTCACCATTGGCCACCACAACCAGCGGCGGCATAAACATAGGGCGACGCACAAACCAAAGGCTCCAACCAAAACTCTCCAAACTGTGCAGCGCCAGGAGTTGTGACTCATTCAAAAAAGCCGAGAGATTAATGGGCACCGCTTTGTGCTGGCCGCGCCGGTCATCCACAAAGTGTTGTAACCGCTCGGCGAGGCTGGGTTTATTTGAGGATTTGACTGATCGTGGCTCCGACATAACAACACTCCTTTCAGTGATAGGAACAGGGTGATACTCACACCGATATGCAACGCGCTTCTCACCAGTGTCGTGACAAACATCATGGTTGTCAAAAACCCTATTGGAATATCACCGCCTGCTGAAAGGCTGGATTCACATAACCCTTTCCTCAACCTTCACCTCCCACCTCACCTCCGCCCAAGGGATGC
The nucleotide sequence above comes from Cellvibrio sp. PSBB023. Encoded proteins:
- a CDS encoding diguanylate cyclase domain-containing protein, which codes for MTTATYTALGKYLDLLLDAICVVDKDGHFMFVSAGGERIFGYRPDEMIGRQMLELIHPEDKDKTLKAVDHIVAGQPEPHFENRYIRKNGDVVHIMWSARWSEEDQCRIAVARDITLRKQAEAMQQAVFAIAEASHTSDDLCSLYPQIHQIIGGLLPAVNCVIALYDSLADCISFPYYVDKHTSAPAPQSLGHHSGYAQLIREGEPLLLDTAQLADPQYAHFLDADNVRKPLSWLGVPLKMQGRPIGALVIKSYTLTACYSAQTVELLNYVSTQIATAIERRQMMARLQQRALYDQLTRLPNRDLFYDRIQSAIARARRNRELISLLFLDLDKFKEVNDRFGHQTGDLLLEAVARRLELSVRECDTVARFGGDEFVVLLENIDHPEQSDRVVEKIIDHLRSPIELAGNLITITASIGMAHFPLHGDNEKDLLHHADNAMYASKTQAR
- a CDS encoding GIN domain-containing protein, which produces MLVRTGLFGLIMCFATPLALAETLAKVYPVKNFSEFTSGGNTRVEITQSGTEYLRIEADAEVMERVKVDQTGNRVSVWLKSGNGGFLSWFGQGNEKVKVTLGVKQLQYLELSGGANATLGDLQGSEFKLETSGAANVNFARLTMDEVRMGLSGAANVRIDTLTTKTQSYDLSGASNVEIKGASRSDELEVGASGASNFRGKPLSVTQAKVSASGASHIKVSVTESLVADASGASSVDYYGNPRTKTKATGASHVNAKDD
- a CDS encoding Tex family protein, with the translated sequence MTSLPSIAKRIADELNVQEQQVSAAVGLLDEGATVPFISRYRKEVTGGLDDTQMRTLEERLRYLRELEDRRAAILKSIAEQDKLTPELERDIQIADTKNRLEDLYLPYKPKRRTKGQIAKEAGLEPLAEALLADPSLAPDVEAAKYFNAEHNINDVKSALDGAKYILMEKFSEDAELLGRLRHFLQQEATFSARAVAEKLTDTSQEVQKFRDYFEHDEPLKSVPSHRALAMFRGRNEGVLTISIKVGDEEQRIGHPCESMIAEHWQVQDKGRAADGWLAEVVRWTWRVKLLTHLETDLLGELREKAEEEAIKVFASNLKDLLLAAPAGQKATIGLDPGMRTGVKVAVVDATGKVVDHCVMYPTPPLNKIAESEAILVHLCNKHNVGLIAIGNGTASRETEKFAKDVLKRHPEIKASTVIVSEAGASVYSASEFAAKEFPDLDVTIRGAISIARRLQDPLAELVKIDPKSIGVGQYQHDVSQSQLARSLDAVVEDCVNAVGVEVNTASAALLARVSGLNTTLANNIVEFRNQNGAFNSRSSLKKVPRFGEKTFEQAAGFLRVAGGDNPLDASAVHPESYSIVEKIAQKNAREIKGLIGDSSFLRGLKAAEYTDEKFGVPTVTDIIKELDKPGRDPRPEFKTAQFQEGVEEITDLVPGMILEGTVTNVTNFGAFVDIGVHQDGLVHISALSHNFIKDPREAVKAGDIVKAKVMEVDVPRKRIALSLRLDDTPGEKVDGGNKGGGRPSQNQQRAAQKNNPAPAAMGSMGALLQQALKKK
- a CDS encoding sulfite exporter TauE/SafE family protein, with product MLPLFFAAAIMITDPLFYCLAIPVVILVGMSKGGFGGGFGMLAVPLLSLLIDPRIAAAILLPILCAMDAVGLWSFRGTWDKLNLKILLPGALLGTLAGALTFEMANADWVRLLIGVLSIYFVAHYLWGKHFLERMAQRAPSKISGSFWGSIAGYVSYIAHAGGPPIAMYLLPQHMPKSVLAGTTILFFAIINFIKLIPYALLGQISGGSFYTSLLLLPLAPLGVLLGVYLHRRVSDRFFYWMSYSFLLLAGVKLTYEGVRGLW